The proteins below are encoded in one region of Paraburkholderia phenazinium:
- a CDS encoding NmrA family NAD(P)-binding protein translates to MSGQKIFVAGATGDTGGAATEALLAAGEKVRTLVRKEDQRSERLKARGVEVLVGNLSSLDDVARALEGIFSAYFVYPIEAGGIQASVYFAQAAREAGIGGIVNMSQISARRNATSHAARDHWISERVFDWSGIPVTHIRPTFFAQWLTYPGQVANIKKDGTLRLPFGNGRHAPIAAEDQGRVIAAILRDPAPHAGKVYPLYGPVEMNHHQIADEMSRALEREVRYQPIDLDMFEKRLDTDSKFSDAFSQHLLSVAVDYQNGIFAGTNKVVEELTGTPPMTVEAFIRKHAAVFAD, encoded by the coding sequence ATGTCTGGTCAGAAAATTTTTGTTGCTGGAGCAACCGGCGACACCGGCGGAGCAGCCACCGAAGCACTTCTCGCGGCGGGTGAAAAGGTGCGCACACTGGTGCGGAAGGAGGACCAACGTTCGGAACGACTGAAGGCGCGTGGAGTCGAGGTTCTGGTCGGCAACCTCTCCAGTCTGGATGACGTGGCACGCGCTCTTGAGGGCATTTTTTCGGCGTACTTTGTCTATCCAATCGAAGCGGGGGGCATACAGGCGAGCGTCTATTTTGCTCAGGCGGCCCGGGAGGCTGGAATCGGCGGGATCGTCAACATGTCGCAAATTTCCGCTCGCCGGAACGCAACGAGTCACGCCGCACGCGACCACTGGATTTCGGAGAGGGTATTTGACTGGTCAGGAATCCCGGTCACCCACATTCGCCCGACGTTCTTCGCGCAATGGTTGACTTATCCCGGCCAGGTTGCAAACATAAAAAAGGACGGGACGTTGCGACTGCCCTTTGGTAACGGGCGTCATGCACCGATTGCAGCAGAAGACCAGGGCCGCGTGATCGCTGCGATTCTTCGTGATCCAGCTCCGCACGCGGGCAAGGTCTACCCGCTATACGGCCCCGTCGAGATGAACCACCATCAGATTGCTGATGAAATGAGCAGGGCCCTGGAGCGGGAAGTGAGGTACCAGCCGATTGACCTCGACATGTTCGAAAAGCGTCTGGATACCGATTCGAAATTTAGCGACGCTTTTTCACAGCATCTTCTGTCTGTCGCGGTCGACTACCAGAATGGCATTTTCGCTGGTACCAACAAGGTGGTCGAAGAACTGACGGGAACCCCGCCTATGACTGTTGAGGCGTTCATTCGGAAGCACGCGGCGGTCTTCGCAGACTGA
- a CDS encoding alpha/beta hydrolase translates to MSRRTLLADGTAFGAGLLMGKAAFGAGSGAAGGTVVPGASSDNVPNLSVNTFSSPRHTTRYLEAGPTDGPLMIFLHGWPEIGLMWRAQIEAFASEGWRCVAPDMRGYGGSSAPAASGAYALHEIVHDMVELHDHLGARPAIWVGHDWGSPVAGALAAHHGARSRGVVLISVPYFPDGFALPNLVQLIDRQLYPADQYPDGQWDYFRFYLTHFSQTVSDFEADIPAALASLYRRGNPASVGQVSPSAFITKNGGRYGSAHRAPATPPDPALWTPTDFNALVDAFDVSGFRSVNAWYLNDTANIAYAHTAPEGGQLRQPVLFVNGDWDAICDINRSRLGEPMRGACDYLSVASLPAGHWLPLERKTELFEAIRSWLKTSGL, encoded by the coding sequence ATGTCGCGCCGCACTCTGCTCGCCGATGGAACCGCTTTTGGTGCAGGTCTGTTGATGGGTAAGGCAGCTTTTGGGGCTGGGTCTGGTGCTGCCGGCGGCACGGTAGTCCCCGGCGCCAGTTCAGATAACGTTCCTAACCTGAGCGTGAATACGTTCAGCTCGCCGCGCCACACAACGCGCTACCTGGAAGCTGGGCCGACCGATGGGCCGTTGATGATCTTTCTCCACGGCTGGCCCGAGATCGGCCTGATGTGGCGCGCGCAGATCGAGGCGTTCGCGTCCGAAGGCTGGCGCTGCGTTGCTCCGGACATGCGGGGTTACGGCGGCTCATCGGCGCCGGCGGCTTCCGGGGCCTATGCCTTGCACGAGATCGTCCACGACATGGTCGAACTGCACGACCATTTGGGGGCGCGCCCGGCAATCTGGGTTGGCCACGACTGGGGAAGTCCGGTGGCTGGAGCGCTGGCTGCGCACCACGGGGCGCGCAGTCGCGGCGTAGTGCTGATCTCAGTCCCTTACTTTCCGGACGGCTTCGCACTGCCCAATCTCGTGCAACTGATCGACCGTCAGTTGTACCCGGCCGATCAATACCCGGACGGGCAGTGGGATTACTTTCGCTTTTACCTGACGCACTTCAGCCAGACGGTTAGCGATTTCGAGGCGGACATCCCGGCAGCGCTCGCGTCGCTCTATCGGCGTGGCAATCCTGCGTCGGTCGGGCAGGTTTCTCCGTCCGCCTTTATCACAAAAAACGGTGGGCGATATGGCTCGGCGCATCGCGCTCCGGCAACGCCGCCCGATCCAGCGCTCTGGACGCCCACCGACTTTAACGCGCTGGTCGATGCGTTTGATGTCAGTGGTTTCCGTTCGGTCAACGCCTGGTACCTGAACGACACCGCCAACATTGCCTACGCGCACACAGCGCCGGAAGGCGGCCAGCTGCGCCAGCCTGTCTTGTTCGTCAACGGTGATTGGGACGCCATCTGCGATATCAACCGCAGTCGCCTCGGAGAACCGATGCGTGGCGCCTGCGACTACCTTTCCGTAGCGAGCCTGCCCGCTGGTCACTGGCTTCCGCTTGAGCGCAAGACTGAGCTTTTCGAGGCCATTCGTTCGTGGCTTAAGACGAGCGGGTTGTAG
- a CDS encoding aldo/keto reductase, translating into MPAFGLGVFRSEPEKTVAAVRSAVANGYRLIDTAAAYMNEQQVGEGIRSSGIPREDIFVTTKVWITDYGYDQTLRAFDQSLLKLGFDVLDLYLLHWPVPSAFAATIDAYRAALKLLEEGRVRAIGVCNFSSNHLNRLIEETGHIPAVNQIELHPFFVQRELREADEKRGIITQAWSPIGGIKRDGEKAKASQEVHDPFSHPTVALLARKYGKTPAQIILRWQIQLGTSPIPKSVRPERIAENIDIFDFALASEEVQAISALDTGERGGPDPEQVSPQTFPIINRD; encoded by the coding sequence ATGCCCGCCTTCGGACTTGGGGTGTTTCGTAGCGAGCCTGAGAAAACCGTAGCTGCGGTCCGATCGGCAGTCGCAAATGGATACCGGCTGATCGACACGGCTGCAGCCTATATGAACGAGCAGCAGGTTGGGGAAGGTATCCGTTCGTCTGGCATCCCTCGAGAAGATATCTTCGTGACGACCAAAGTGTGGATCACCGACTACGGCTACGACCAGACCCTTCGTGCTTTCGACCAAAGTCTTCTAAAGCTGGGATTCGATGTCCTTGACCTGTATCTGCTCCACTGGCCGGTTCCTTCGGCCTTCGCAGCAACTATCGACGCTTACAGGGCCGCGCTGAAGCTCCTCGAAGAGGGGCGCGTTCGAGCGATTGGCGTGTGTAACTTCAGCTCCAACCATCTCAACAGGTTGATTGAGGAAACGGGTCACATTCCCGCAGTGAATCAGATAGAACTGCATCCCTTCTTCGTTCAGCGCGAACTTCGTGAAGCTGATGAGAAGCGCGGAATCATCACCCAGGCGTGGTCCCCGATTGGCGGCATCAAGCGCGACGGAGAAAAGGCGAAGGCCTCGCAGGAGGTGCACGACCCTTTCTCCCATCCGACGGTAGCACTGCTCGCCAGGAAATACGGAAAGACTCCGGCGCAGATTATCCTGCGCTGGCAGATCCAGTTGGGCACGTCTCCTATCCCGAAGTCCGTGCGCCCGGAACGGATTGCCGAGAACATCGATATCTTCGACTTCGCACTTGCGTCGGAGGAAGTTCAGGCAATCAGCGCGCTCGACACCGGCGAACGCGGCGGACCAGACCCGGAGCAGGTGAGTCCGCAAACCTTTCCTATAATCAATCGTGACTAA
- a CDS encoding alpha/beta fold hydrolase encodes MNLSATASIPAPSISRRAFLASGTALGASLLLDRGAQAQIPGTGGVSGIKEYDVNTNGITLHVTEQGDGPAVLFCHGFPDTSYTWRQQMKAVASAGYRAIAPDMRGCGRSSAPADPALYTPLQTVGDLVGLLDALKIQSAVLVGHDWGATHVWQAALMRPDRFKAVFGLSVPFVPRGDVSVFDKMRKSGHQDDFYMFEQSRPDADQIWADATVTIPGILYWASGSAPADQRWSPLDPARSLHRAAPGPLPLWAEPDYVAHNVAEFQRTGFHGALNYYRAAEPYFYLSAPWKGARITQPSFFIWGKADGLRELYPLTVDQMRSGVPSLVGGLELDNVGHWVQHEASDVVNEQLVKFLQMVTPV; translated from the coding sequence ATGAACCTCTCTGCAACAGCCTCTATTCCTGCACCGTCTATCTCTCGCCGCGCGTTCCTCGCGAGCGGGACGGCTTTGGGTGCAAGCCTGCTGCTGGATCGCGGGGCTCAGGCACAAATTCCTGGAACCGGCGGCGTTTCCGGTATCAAGGAGTACGACGTCAATACCAACGGCATCACCCTGCACGTAACCGAACAGGGCGATGGGCCAGCCGTACTTTTTTGCCACGGGTTTCCGGACACCTCCTACACGTGGCGCCAGCAGATGAAAGCCGTGGCGTCTGCCGGATATCGGGCAATTGCTCCAGATATGCGCGGCTGCGGACGTAGTTCGGCTCCGGCGGACCCAGCCTTGTACACGCCACTGCAAACGGTCGGCGACCTGGTTGGCCTGCTCGATGCATTGAAGATTCAGAGCGCTGTCCTCGTGGGTCACGACTGGGGTGCAACGCACGTGTGGCAAGCGGCACTGATGCGTCCCGATCGATTCAAGGCTGTGTTCGGTCTGAGCGTGCCTTTCGTTCCTCGTGGGGATGTCAGCGTCTTCGACAAGATGCGCAAGTCCGGACATCAGGACGATTTCTACATGTTCGAACAGAGCCGGCCGGACGCCGATCAGATCTGGGCCGATGCCACGGTGACTATTCCTGGAATTCTGTACTGGGCATCGGGCTCCGCTCCCGCAGACCAGCGATGGAGTCCATTGGACCCGGCACGAAGCCTTCACCGTGCGGCCCCTGGACCGTTGCCGTTATGGGCCGAGCCCGATTACGTCGCTCATAACGTGGCGGAATTTCAGCGCACCGGCTTTCATGGTGCCCTGAACTACTATCGGGCCGCTGAACCGTACTTCTACCTGTCCGCTCCATGGAAGGGCGCCCGGATTACCCAGCCTTCGTTTTTCATCTGGGGGAAGGCGGATGGCTTGAGAGAGCTTTATCCGCTGACCGTGGACCAAATGCGCTCTGGCGTTCCCAGTCTCGTTGGCGGTCTCGAACTCGACAATGTAGGCCACTGGGTTCAACACGAAGCCTCTGATGTGGTCAATGAGCAACTCGTGAAGTTCCTGCAAATGGTAACGCCCGTCTGA
- a CDS encoding GlxA family transcriptional regulator, with the protein MLRIGYIVVPGFQVMVFGGLTVFELANRLTREPYYEIRLISESGGPVQSSLGYSVMTDSFEEGAFDTVIIGGVITGAYPASAALIEYLRGAVKNTRRVASMCTGAFFLAQAGVLDDRRATTHWAHARELQTTYPKVKVEEDRIFVVDGPVWTSAGMTAGTDLAVSMVERDLGAKVARIVAKRMVMFHRRAGGQLQHSTLLDLDAKTDRIQTALVYAKSNLHTPLTVDRLAEAANLSVRQFSRAFREETGQSPAKAVENLRLEAARLMVEQGRLPIDVVARETGFADPDRMRRAFLRAFGEPPQAIRRNARGQADS; encoded by the coding sequence ATGCTGCGCATTGGCTACATCGTCGTTCCAGGCTTCCAGGTCATGGTTTTCGGCGGACTAACCGTGTTTGAGCTCGCAAACCGGCTGACGAGGGAGCCGTACTACGAGATACGGCTGATATCTGAAAGCGGAGGGCCGGTTCAAAGTTCTCTCGGATACTCCGTCATGACGGACAGTTTCGAGGAAGGCGCGTTCGACACGGTGATCATCGGCGGCGTCATCACTGGTGCGTACCCGGCGAGCGCCGCACTGATTGAATATTTAAGAGGCGCGGTGAAAAACACCCGGCGTGTTGCCTCAATGTGCACGGGCGCGTTTTTTTTGGCTCAGGCCGGCGTTCTGGACGATCGGCGTGCCACGACTCACTGGGCTCACGCGCGCGAGTTGCAAACGACGTATCCGAAAGTCAAAGTCGAAGAAGATCGGATATTTGTCGTGGATGGTCCGGTATGGACTTCCGCGGGCATGACTGCAGGGACCGATCTTGCGGTTTCGATGGTGGAACGGGACCTTGGTGCAAAAGTAGCGCGCATTGTCGCCAAGCGAATGGTCATGTTCCATCGACGCGCCGGCGGACAGTTACAGCACTCCACACTGCTGGATCTCGATGCGAAAACTGACCGGATACAAACCGCGCTGGTCTATGCGAAAAGCAATTTGCACACCCCGCTGACGGTCGACAGACTGGCTGAAGCGGCCAATCTGAGTGTGCGGCAGTTCAGCCGCGCATTTCGTGAAGAGACGGGGCAATCCCCTGCAAAAGCTGTCGAGAACTTGCGGTTGGAAGCGGCGCGTCTTATGGTCGAGCAGGGCAGGCTGCCTATTGATGTCGTTGCGCGAGAAACGGGCTTTGCTGATCCCGACAGAATGCGCCGTGCATTTCTGCGAGCATTCGGTGAGCCGCCTCAGGCTATTCGCCGCAACGCACGTGGACAAGCGGATAGCTGA